One region of Candidatus Moraniibacteriota bacterium genomic DNA includes:
- the recO gene encoding DNA repair protein RecO, with amino-acid sequence MEYRYTAIVIGKRNIGEADRIYTIYTREAGKIQAKAVGIRKQNAKLAGALENFTLASIAVVKKQGMGKITTSIVENNFPHLRNDLEALAAAWKSAKIIDRLVGLEAKDPVLFSLLREYLEALDEIVRTSKEKESLENQEKIELVTLGFTFKLLEALGYKAEVNNCVECGRVVSLGGNYLDVEKGGIICKHCRGGRQNAIGTGDNTVKLIRIFSRNKISSLQKLRVQRKEIDELNAISQKFLEWVVK; translated from the coding sequence ATGGAGTACAGATATACTGCTATTGTCATAGGGAAAAGAAACATCGGCGAAGCTGATCGAATTTACACGATTTATACCAGAGAAGCCGGGAAAATCCAGGCGAAAGCGGTGGGAATAAGGAAACAAAACGCGAAACTGGCGGGAGCGCTGGAAAATTTTACTTTGGCTAGCATTGCTGTGGTCAAAAAGCAAGGAATGGGGAAAATAACCACTTCGATAGTAGAAAATAACTTTCCTCATTTAAGAAATGATTTAGAGGCATTGGCGGCTGCCTGGAAAAGCGCAAAAATTATTGATCGCCTTGTCGGACTGGAAGCAAAAGATCCGGTTTTATTCTCCTTACTGCGTGAGTATCTGGAAGCACTTGATGAAATAGTCCGAACCAGCAAAGAAAAGGAATCTTTGGAAAATCAGGAAAAAATCGAACTAGTAACACTGGGATTTACTTTTAAACTGCTGGAAGCACTGGGCTACAAGGCAGAAGTGAATAATTGTGTGGAGTGCGGCAGGGTGGTCTCACTCGGCGGCAATTATTTGGATGTTGAAAAAGGAGGAATTATTTGCAAGCACTGCCGTGGCGGAAGGCAGAACGCTATAGGTACCGGGGACAATACTGTGAAGCTCATCCGGATTTTTTCCCGCAATAAAATTTCCTCTCTTCAAAAACTACGAGTTCAAAGAAAAGAAATTGATGAACTAAATGCGATTTCCCAGAAGTTTCTTGAGTGGGTCGTAAAGTAG
- the tgt gene encoding tRNA guanosine(34) transglycosylase Tgt, whose amino-acid sequence MLKIISHKNGRRIGKLETKSGAINTPFFMPDATRGFAKSLGKEDLEKIGVGPMVVNTYHLYLQPGIDLIKKAGGINKFMNWEAPLLSDSGGYQIFSLIHKNPEMGKITDDKVIFKSPLDGKEHEFTPEEAIQIQFDLGVDMMVVLDDCPPNSYPKEKIEEAVKRTIGWAKRCKEEYNRQLRVRNEKLKRRPLIFGVIQGGTYKDLRKYCAEELIEIGFDGLGFGARHHDEKGNLMEELLKFTANLIPENYLRFALGVGTPEDIVQCAVMGWDIFDCVIPTREGRHGKLFIWKSDPNDANFHPNGPNGFYETVNINNEKFKTDLSPVDEHCDCELCQNYSRAYLSHLFKAGDPLAMRLATIHNLRFYLRLMKQLQS is encoded by the coding sequence ATGCTCAAAATAATTTCCCATAAAAACGGGAGAAGAATAGGAAAACTGGAGACGAAAAGCGGAGCAATAAATACTCCGTTTTTTATGCCGGATGCGACGAGAGGATTTGCGAAGTCTCTTGGTAAAGAGGATTTGGAAAAAATCGGCGTTGGGCCGATGGTGGTAAACACTTATCATCTTTATCTTCAACCGGGAATTGACCTAATTAAAAAAGCCGGCGGGATAAATAAATTTATGAACTGGGAGGCACCGCTTCTCTCTGACAGTGGAGGCTATCAGATCTTTTCACTCATTCACAAAAATCCGGAAATGGGAAAAATCACGGACGACAAAGTGATTTTCAAATCGCCGCTTGACGGAAAAGAACATGAATTCACTCCGGAGGAGGCGATTCAAATCCAATTTGACTTAGGTGTTGATATGATGGTGGTGCTGGATGACTGCCCGCCGAATAGTTATCCCAAAGAGAAAATAGAAGAAGCCGTGAAGCGGACAATAGGGTGGGCGAAAAGATGCAAAGAAGAATATAACAGACAATTAAGAGTGAGAAATGAGAAGTTGAAAAGAAGGCCGTTAATATTTGGGGTAATTCAAGGCGGGACATATAAGGATTTGCGGAAATATTGCGCTGAAGAGTTAATTGAAATTGGATTTGATGGACTGGGTTTCGGCGCGCGGCACCATGATGAAAAAGGAAATTTAATGGAAGAATTACTTAAATTTACCGCCAATTTAATACCAGAAAATTATTTGCGTTTTGCTTTGGGAGTTGGAACGCCGGAAGATATTGTACAATGTGCGGTAATGGGATGGGACATATTTGATTGTGTGATTCCCACCCGTGAAGGCCGTCATGGCAAATTGTTTATTTGGAAAAGTGACCCAAATGACGCGAATTTTCATCCGAATGGCCCGAATGGATTTTATGAAACCGTAAACATTAATAATGAAAAGTTTAAAACAGATCTTTCGCCAGTAGATGAACATTGCGATTGTGAACTTTGCCAAAATTACAGCCGGGCATATCTAAGTCATTTGTTCAAAGCGGGCGACCCATTAGCAATGCGCCTGGCGACAATTCACAATTTGCGGTTTTATCTGCGGCTTATGAAACAGTTACAGTCTTGA
- a CDS encoding ABC transporter ATP-binding protein: protein MVNPVITIENLRVIYNQGKSNETRSLDGVNLKIFPREYIIVHGPSGCGKSTLLYSIAGLQAPTYGEVTIEDKKLSQMKEREKVELHQVGVGMIFQAFYLISSLSVIDNVCLPRVFRGEDPEKRKSDALVLLRRFGIAEQANKFPGQLSGGQKQRVAIARALINNPQIILADEPVGNLDSESAESVLQILKELNEVDKRTIIMVTHNSEYLHYADRVIHMKDGIIVSLEVIEEKRPISVVKEEVAIQPEEISTDLKLLMRMFKNLSPQQAGVLIVPFKAKQLLSHVVSEFTEEQLTSAENYLKEFLFRNIDIKELEKSLDLDYDEGGAGWNKRRAIAFAQRVRQIMNQVEALTANPETAANTFSDYLLEHFNIKLSDDIKLRFRSFIKLRIDNKIDRFSLQQRLDTPKILGGIGLYKTTAEKVVREIEVVMLLKYSA, encoded by the coding sequence ATGGTAAACCCAGTCATCACAATAGAAAATCTTCGCGTTATCTACAACCAGGGAAAATCCAACGAAACCCGTTCTCTGGACGGAGTCAATCTTAAAATATTTCCCCGGGAGTACATTATCGTTCACGGTCCTTCTGGTTGTGGCAAATCAACCCTTCTTTATTCTATCGCCGGATTGCAAGCACCGACCTATGGAGAAGTGACAATTGAAGACAAAAAACTTTCTCAAATGAAAGAGCGGGAAAAAGTGGAACTTCATCAGGTGGGAGTGGGAATGATTTTTCAGGCCTTCTATTTAATTTCCTCATTGAGTGTGATTGATAATGTTTGCCTCCCCCGGGTTTTTCGCGGTGAAGATCCGGAAAAAAGAAAAAGTGATGCCTTGGTGCTTCTGCGCCGGTTTGGAATTGCGGAGCAAGCCAATAAATTCCCCGGCCAGCTTTCCGGAGGGCAAAAACAGCGAGTAGCAATCGCTCGCGCTCTAATAAATAACCCCCAGATTATTTTGGCCGATGAGCCCGTGGGAAATTTAGATAGTGAGTCAGCGGAAAGTGTGCTCCAGATCCTAAAGGAACTAAATGAAGTCGACAAAAGAACGATAATTATGGTTACTCATAACTCTGAATATTTGCATTATGCTGATCGAGTGATTCACATGAAAGATGGGATCATTGTCAGCTTGGAAGTAATTGAAGAAAAAAGACCTATCTCAGTGGTGAAAGAAGAAGTAGCCATTCAACCTGAAGAAATTTCCACTGATTTAAAACTATTAATGCGAATGTTTAAAAATCTTTCTCCTCAACAAGCCGGGGTCTTGATTGTTCCTTTTAAGGCCAAACAGCTTCTTTCTCACGTGGTGTCAGAATTTACTGAAGAACAGCTGACTTCAGCGGAAAATTATTTGAAAGAGTTTCTCTTTCGCAATATCGATATCAAGGAACTGGAAAAAAGCTTGGATCTTGATTATGACGAAGGCGGAGCCGGATGGAATAAAAGAAGAGCCATTGCCTTTGCCCAGCGAGTAAGACAAATAATGAATCAGGTAGAGGCGCTCACAGCTAATCCGGAAACCGCTGCCAACACTTTTTCTGACTATCTTCTTGAACACTTTAATATTAAACTCAGCGATGATATCAAATTGCGGTTTCGCTCCTTTATTAAGTTAAGAATTGACAATAAAATAGACCGTTTCAGCTTGCAGCAGCGTTTGGATACCCCCAAGATATTAGGAGGAATAGGACTGTATAAAACAACAGCTGAGAAAGTAGTGCGGGAGATAGAAGTGGTAATGTTGCTTAAATATTCAGCTTAA
- a CDS encoding ABC transporter permease — protein sequence MKFSDIFKLSTRMFKARTSRTLLTILGMSIGIGAILFLVSLGYGLQKTLLNKITTSDALLTLDVTEAKSATVFLNRETLKVMAEMEGVGEVSPAYQLNAQGRLGDLSADFSAVVVKPSFLKLGGYRVSQGRLLNDESPQEIVVTSTVSRVFGKNADEIIGKEIKFSFLVPEQDKTGEVSKNSQVKTKRVESDKAYVVAGVIEGEDSIIYINSKSLDNFSIDHFSQVKVKCRTNQALGLVRDQLISQGFLVSALSDTVEEANKVFRAIQIVLMLFGVVALVVSAIGMFNTMTIALLERTEEIGIMKSIGASNAGISLIFVMESAIMGFLGGVCGVFIGFVSGEVFNGLINFIARRFGGESVDLFYIPLWFVLLIILFAGFVGFSTGFIPARRASHIDPLEALRYK from the coding sequence ATGAAATTTTCCGATATTTTCAAACTTTCAACCAGAATGTTCAAAGCGAGAACTTCGCGCACGCTTCTTACGATTTTAGGCATGAGTATTGGAATCGGTGCTATTTTATTCCTGGTATCGCTTGGATACGGCTTGCAGAAAACCTTACTTAATAAGATCACTACTTCCGACGCGCTGCTTACTCTGGATGTGACTGAAGCCAAATCAGCAACCGTTTTTCTTAATCGCGAGACCCTCAAAGTGATGGCAGAAATGGAAGGGGTAGGGGAAGTAAGTCCCGCTTATCAGTTGAACGCCCAGGGACGCCTTGGCGATCTTTCAGCTGATTTTTCTGCCGTAGTGGTAAAGCCGTCATTTCTAAAATTGGGGGGATATCGGGTAAGTCAGGGGCGCTTACTGAATGACGAAAGTCCTCAGGAAATTGTGGTTACTTCAACGGTCTCCCGCGTATTTGGGAAAAATGCGGATGAGATAATTGGAAAAGAAATAAAGTTTAGTTTTTTGGTGCCCGAGCAGGACAAAACAGGAGAAGTATCAAAAAATTCGCAAGTCAAGACAAAACGGGTGGAATCCGACAAAGCATACGTAGTAGCCGGCGTCATTGAAGGGGAGGATAGCATTATATATATCAATTCCAAGTCCCTTGATAATTTTTCCATTGATCATTTTAGCCAGGTTAAAGTGAAATGCAGAACGAATCAGGCGTTGGGGTTAGTTCGGGATCAGCTCATTAGCCAGGGATTTTTAGTATCGGCACTTTCCGATACGGTTGAGGAAGCAAACAAAGTGTTCAGGGCCATTCAGATTGTGCTAATGCTCTTTGGAGTTGTTGCTCTTGTAGTAAGCGCTATCGGGATGTTTAACACAATGACTATTGCTCTTTTGGAGCGGACGGAGGAAATCGGGATAATGAAGTCCATTGGCGCTTCCAATGCGGGAATATCTTTAATATTCGTTATGGAATCGGCTATTATGGGATTTTTGGGAGGAGTATGCGGTGTTTTTATCGGCTTTGTCAGCGGGGAGGTTTTTAATGGACTGATAAATTTTATTGCCCGGCGTTTTGGAGGAGAATCAGTGGACTTGTTCTACATTCCTTTGTGGTTCGTGCTACTTATCATTCTTTTTGCCGGTTTTGTTGGCTTTTCCACCGGGTTTATTCCGGCCAGACGGGCAAGCCACATTGATCCTCTGGAAGCTTTGAGGTATAAGTAA
- a CDS encoding bifunctional 5,10-methylenetetrahydrofolate dehydrogenase/5,10-methenyltetrahydrofolate cyclohydrolase codes for MKILSGKRAALKILNNLEVNIRKLPAAPGLAVLLIGDDKPSHLYARLKQEAAKKIGVRFYLVKFKENAAERKIIEKISVLNKNGKINGIIVQLPLPSKFNARRIIKAIDPEKDVDGFHPENMKLFLKSKERFWPVFPRAIVKLIEESRLKLLGKKAVVLANSQSFGKIMVAALGKKKIRAKYILFKKVKENVKLIKKADIIVVAMGIPNLVKGKMIKEGAVVVDGGITKRGKKVLGDVDRESVKYVASYLSPVPGGVGPVTVACLFWNVYLATKEQLKD; via the coding sequence ATGAAAATTCTTAGCGGAAAAAGAGCAGCTCTAAAAATATTAAATAATCTTGAAGTCAACATCAGGAAATTACCCGCCGCTCCCGGACTGGCAGTGCTTTTAATTGGAGACGATAAACCCTCACATTTATATGCCCGCTTAAAACAGGAAGCAGCAAAAAAAATAGGAGTTCGTTTTTATCTTGTTAAATTTAAAGAGAATGCTGCCGAGAGAAAAATTATTGAGAAAATATCAGTGCTTAACAAAAACGGAAAAATAAACGGAATTATAGTTCAGCTTCCACTGCCCTCAAAATTCAACGCACGGAGAATTATCAAAGCCATTGATCCGGAAAAAGACGTAGACGGATTTCATCCGGAAAATATGAAGCTGTTTTTGAAAAGCAAAGAAAGATTCTGGCCGGTTTTTCCGCGGGCAATTGTTAAACTGATTGAAGAAAGTCGTCTTAAACTTTTAGGAAAAAAAGCAGTGGTTTTAGCAAATTCGCAAAGTTTCGGGAAGATAATGGTGGCAGCTTTAGGGAAGAAAAAAATAAGAGCCAAATATATCTTGTTTAAAAAAGTTAAGGAGAATGTTAAGTTAATCAAAAAAGCAGACATCATTGTGGTTGCAATGGGAATTCCAAATCTCGTAAAAGGGAAAATGATTAAAGAGGGTGCAGTAGTAGTTGACGGAGGAATTACGAAAAGAGGAAAGAAGGTACTAGGAGATGTTGATCGAGAGTCCGTAAAATACGTGGCTTCCTATCTTTCCCCGGTTCCCGGAGGAGTTGGGCCAGTAACGGTAGCCTGCCTTTTTTGGAATGTTTACTTAGCCACTAAAGAACAACTCAAGGATTAA